A window of the Candidatus Saccharimonadales bacterium genome harbors these coding sequences:
- a CDS encoding PAS domain-containing protein, translating into MKQQQKTASLHSYHCVCGKLLFKGLLLDSTVQIKCKKCGELMSFQGRNDQADTEDYYALMLNRNGDVVSASSNILQLFGYKLSDLLSKNYAELLPVVAGTIARANFEPLWSLRNKEHYFFRSKVTHRNKKGEAIAGIAQSKFIEAPNGTFLFNVFYPMEAKVSTRAESEFSHLREYPFILRIGVDGMCLDASSVRQRPYNRPRSEIIGKPFTMFMQESVAVRETFLRQLRTGKPFELLNKKFERVDGSTVRHDTYFAPNFDKNGECVDYSVYVFDYDLLKNHERQFALDPIV; encoded by the coding sequence ATGAAACAACAACAGAAAACAGCTTCGCTCCATTCATATCACTGCGTATGCGGCAAACTGCTGTTCAAGGGGCTTCTTCTCGATAGTACCGTCCAAATTAAATGCAAAAAATGCGGTGAGCTAATGTCCTTCCAGGGCAGAAATGACCAGGCTGACACGGAAGATTATTACGCGCTCATGCTCAATCGTAACGGCGATGTCGTCAGCGCGAGTTCCAATATCCTGCAATTATTCGGTTATAAATTATCGGATCTTTTATCAAAAAACTATGCCGAGCTACTCCCCGTAGTCGCGGGTACCATTGCGCGGGCGAATTTTGAGCCGTTATGGTCACTCCGAAATAAAGAACACTATTTCTTCAGAAGCAAGGTTACGCATCGCAACAAAAAAGGGGAGGCCATAGCCGGCATTGCCCAGTCAAAGTTCATCGAAGCTCCAAATGGGACTTTTCTTTTCAATGTTTTCTACCCAATGGAAGCTAAGGTAAGCACTCGGGCCGAATCAGAGTTTTCGCACCTGCGTGAATACCCGTTCATCCTGCGGATTGGCGTGGATGGAATGTGTCTCGATGCGAGCAGTGTCCGCCAGCGACCATATAATCGTCCGAGAAGTGAAATTATCGGCAAGCCTTTTACGATGTTCATGCAGGAAAGCGTTGCCGTTCGCGAAACGTTTTTGCGCCAACTTCGCACGGGTAAACCCTTTGAGCTCCTAAACAAGAAATTCGAACGGGTCGATGGCAGCACGGTCCGTCACGATACGTATTTTGCACCGAACTTTGACAAAAACGGCGAATGTGTCGATTATTCCGTCTATGTGTTCGACTACGATTTACTAAAAAACCACGAGCGACAATTTGCCTTAGACCCAATCGTGTAG
- a CDS encoding class F sortase: protein MLVCAASFAGIQFLLQKPHTPPVQVTPVKQSEKRAPVVAAPAITDTQPDAQFLSIPKIGVKNAPVVQLGLTNDGAMDAPKNNTDVGWYDGSGRPGSGKGSALIDGHAGAPGIPGVFVGLGRLAVDDLLTINEKGTVFTYTVKKIETLSAEQVDMRKMMRSIEPDKEGLNLITCSGDFTPSTQRYSDRVLVYAVRV from the coding sequence ATGCTAGTATGCGCTGCTAGCTTTGCCGGCATACAGTTCTTGCTCCAAAAACCTCATACCCCACCGGTACAAGTAACACCCGTAAAACAGAGTGAAAAGCGCGCGCCGGTTGTCGCAGCTCCGGCTATTACCGATACACAGCCCGATGCGCAATTTCTTTCTATCCCAAAAATCGGCGTCAAAAACGCGCCAGTCGTGCAACTCGGGCTTACGAATGACGGCGCGATGGACGCGCCAAAGAATAACACCGATGTCGGATGGTATGACGGAAGCGGCAGGCCGGGTAGCGGCAAAGGGTCAGCACTCATCGACGGCCACGCAGGAGCGCCGGGCATACCGGGTGTCTTCGTAGGTCTTGGACGTCTCGCTGTTGATGATCTCTTGACGATTAACGAGAAGGGTACGGTATTTACTTATACCGTAAAGAAAATCGAAACGCTCTCCGCCGAACAGGTAGATATGCGCAAGATGATGCGATCAATCGAACCCGACAAAGAAGGATTGAATCTTATTACGTGCAGCGGCGACTTTACGCCGTCTACGCAGCGATACAGCGACCGGGTACTCGTCTACGCAGTTCGCGTATAA
- a CDS encoding right-handed parallel beta-helix repeat-containing protein, protein MRLKRNNKLQIAVIAVLAIGGISFGVFASTPEAHAASIARYVATTGTNAGDCSNPASPCLTVQYAVTNAVASDVINVAAGTYTESVVVNKALTLKGAQADVDARTRSATETIIRVPDAGALVPFGIRVTASDVTVNGFTLTTESTTDQSHAIEVTSGGAANLNVQNNIIKDNGWGIFAYSTTDINGLRVSKNLFTDNDRSDTSTDLYLTGSVGSDIEISDNIIKDSDNGVSAPKTAINLGADAGQTLTNVRVLRNTVSNTGGFLVLHSTDGATIEGNTATNGSRTALSLNLKLSNVTIKNNSLTNFNYGAEFKTDFPVGGAPSTNVTFSGNTITGSQQAAAAIRANSIGTGIVFTGNSITGNPIGILNQSTVAVTANDNWWGCNAGPGNAGCDPVQGNVTVASWTGQVIPGVPNTGTAALSASPIVVSGIVAVLILAGGSYAVYRLRQ, encoded by the coding sequence ATGCGCCTAAAACGTAATAATAAACTACAGATTGCTGTCATAGCCGTCCTGGCAATAGGCGGTATCTCGTTTGGAGTATTCGCGTCCACTCCAGAAGCCCACGCGGCAAGCATCGCGCGCTACGTAGCGACGACTGGCACGAACGCAGGCGACTGTTCAAATCCAGCAAGCCCATGTCTAACGGTCCAGTACGCGGTCACGAATGCCGTCGCAAGTGACGTTATCAACGTTGCGGCAGGTACGTACACCGAATCCGTCGTAGTTAATAAAGCCCTGACACTAAAAGGAGCTCAGGCTGACGTTGATGCCCGCACCCGTTCAGCCACTGAAACGATCATACGCGTACCCGATGCCGGTGCGCTTGTTCCTTTCGGAATCCGCGTTACGGCAAGTGACGTGACAGTTAACGGCTTTACGCTTACTACCGAAAGCACGACCGACCAATCGCATGCGATCGAAGTTACCAGCGGTGGAGCAGCCAACTTAAACGTACAGAACAATATCATTAAAGACAATGGCTGGGGCATTTTCGCATACTCTACTACCGACATTAATGGCCTTCGCGTTAGCAAAAACCTCTTTACGGATAACGACCGCTCGGATACTTCAACGGATCTATACCTGACAGGAAGTGTCGGTTCGGACATTGAAATATCCGACAATATAATAAAAGACAGTGACAATGGGGTCAGCGCGCCAAAAACGGCGATAAACCTTGGCGCTGACGCAGGCCAGACGCTGACGAATGTCCGGGTTTTGCGTAATACCGTCAGTAATACCGGCGGATTCCTCGTGCTCCACTCTACTGATGGTGCTACGATCGAAGGTAACACTGCAACGAACGGATCAAGAACAGCGCTTTCGCTGAACTTAAAACTAAGCAACGTCACAATTAAGAATAACAGCCTGACAAACTTCAATTACGGTGCTGAGTTTAAGACTGATTTCCCAGTAGGAGGCGCGCCTTCGACTAACGTTACCTTCAGCGGCAATACGATAACGGGATCACAACAAGCCGCGGCGGCAATACGCGCTAATTCAATCGGTACAGGCATCGTATTTACGGGTAACTCAATCACGGGAAATCCGATTGGCATCCTAAACCAAAGTACAGTCGCCGTCACCGCAAACGATAACTGGTGGGGATGTAACGCTGGTCCTGGCAACGCGGGATGTGACCCAGTGCAGGGTAACGTCACTGTCGCCTCATGGACAGGCCAAGTAATCCCTGGTGTACCAAACACAGGCACGGCAGCTCTTTCCGCTTCACCAATCGTCGTAAGCGGCATAGTCGCGGTCCTGATTCTTGCCGGAGGAAGTTACGCTGTCTATAGACTCCGCCAATAG